DNA sequence from the Leptospira limi genome:
TAATCTTTCTGGATTTGGTCATGCAACCTTTCGCATGCAACTAGAATTACCAGAAGACTTACAAGAGACAATGGCACTTACAGTGCATGAACAGGACACCTCTTATGCAATATACATCAATGGAAAGTACTACGGAGGATCGGGGATACCGGCCAGTAACACCAATCAGTTCGTTCCGATGGTTAAGTCCACCATTGTTGTTTTACCACATAACAAAAACCTCACGATTGATCTGTATGTAGCCAATTATGTTCACAGAAAGGGTGGAATCTGGAACGACATTGTTTTGTCATCATACACTAAAGCAGAGAATCGTCTCACCAAACACAAGATAAATGAAACAATCTTGTCCTCAATATTTGCCTTTGTTGGGATTTTCTTTTTAGTTATGTATTTTTACAATCGAGATGGAAGGCAAACCTTAGGAATCTTTTTGTTTTCCTTAGCTGTATTACTCAGAACCATATCAACAGGCGAACGAATTGTACTCGAATTCATTGATATGCCGTACTGGGCACTACTTCGATTGGAGTATGTATCTTGGTACTGGTCTGCACCTCTACTCTATCATTATTTTTATACAATTTTCCCGTATGACTTTTCTAAAAAGGTAGGGAATGTTTTTTACTTTCTCTCTGCGATCTTAACTCTGGGGCTTATTTTGCCACCAGTCTATTTCACAGAAACTGCCTCCATTTACCCAATTGCGTTTGTATTAAATGGACTTTTTATTTTGTATTATTTATTCCAAGCGTACCAAAAAAGCAGGATGGAAGCAAAACCTTTGTTATTCGGAATTGGACTCATTCTGATTGGAGCGAGTAACGATGTTTTACATGCACAAGCAGTGATCCATACCACTTACATTGGTCCTTCCACAGTTGTGATCTTTGTATTTTTACAAGTATTTACTTTTGGTAGAATTGTTAGACAAAACATCATCAAAACCCTAGAGTTTGCCGAAGAACAAAAACAATTTAGTTCTTCCTTTAGTCGATTTGTTCCCACTGAATTTTTATACCATTTAGGAAAAAATGACATCCGGCAAGTTGACTTAGGAGACCAAGTTCAAAAACGAATGACTGTATTATTTGCAGACATTCGATCCTTTACTGAATTTTCTGAAACACTCACTCCAAAAGAAAACTTTGATTTTCTAAATAGTTATCTACAACGTGTTGGACCAATCATCCGTCATAATAATGGGTTTATTGATAAATTCATTGGTGATGCAGTCATGGCGTTATTTCCATATAATATCAGTGATGCGGTAAAGGCTGCTGTTGAAATGCAAGAGGCAATTAGAATTTACAATAGCCATCGAGCAAATTGTGGTTATATTCCAATTGAAGTTGGGATAGGAATCCATACGGGAAATTTAACCCTCGGAATTTTAGGTGAACACAAACGGATGGAAGGTACCGTGATTTCTGATGCAGTGAATTTAGCATCTAGGATTGAAGGGATCACAAAACTATTCTCTTCTAGGATCGTCATCAGTGCGGAAACATTTATCGAGGCATCTGACAATTTAGGGTTTCACTACCGATTACTCGATCGAGTGAATATCAAAGGTAAAACAGAATCGGTTTTTGTTGTTGAGGTGTTAGATGGATATGAGCCAGAAAAATCGAAACGTTTGATTGCTTGTAAAGACGATTACACTCTTGCCCTCGATGCCTATCGTAGGGAGGATTTTGAAGAAGCAAAAGAAGGTTTTGCATCTCTATTGGATAAAAATCCTGATGATTCAGTATCCCGTCTATTTTTAGAACGTTGTAGAGATGCACTTCAAAAATCCAAACTCGAGTTTGGCACTAGTTAATTAATTTGTTTCGGAAGTGGTTCAACCGATACCCAATTCCCAAGACAATCCCAACTAAAAAAACGCCCATCGTTAATTTTGGTTCTGAATAAAAAACAGATCCAAACGCAAAAACACCAAACCACATCGCAATGAAAGGCAAAATTGGATACAAAGGGGCCTTGTAAGGTCGATCCAAATTAGGTTCTCTTTTTCGTAAAAAAAGATAAGATACCAAACAAAGTAAATACATCCCACAAGCACCTAATGCTGATATGGTGATGAGTTCTGCGGTATTCAAAAACAACATACAAAAAATTCCGACAACTCCACCAGAGATCACAGCGTTTTGAGGGACAACCGATCCTTTGGTCAATTGAGATAAATACTTTGGAAGGTAACCTTCCTTACTCATTGCATATAACAACCTTGAATTGCCCAAAATGATCCCAAAAAGCGAAGCAACGAGTCCAAACAATCCAATAAAGGTAAACAAAATGGGCCAAATTGATTCGGATCCGTATAAAGAATTTAATACATAGGACAAAGGATATTCAATGTTAGCAATGTCCTTTGTATTTGTTACCGAAGCTGTGAATCCATAAATCATACCTGCTAAACAAAGTAAAGTGATGATACCTGCAATATAACCTTTTGGAATGTCTTTCGCAGGATTTTTTACTTCTTCCGCTGCTAACGCAACTCCTTCCACAGCTAAAAAAAACCAAATCGCAAAAGGAATTGCAGTGAATACTGCCGAAAAAGAAACATTTGTTTCCTTTTTCCAAGTCGGAATTTGATCCATTGAAAGATGTGGGATCAATAATCCTAAGTACAATAAAAGTCCAATCACAGCAATGAGAGTTACAAATAACTCAAAACGAGCAGTTTGTTTGATCCCAGTTAAATTCATAAGTAACAATAACAAAAACATCCCAATGCCTGCATAAAAGGAAGGAATGATAGGAAATAAAAAATGAATGTATCCACCTAAGGCAGAGGCAATGGCAGGTGGTGCTAATAAAAATTCAACTAATACGAGATAACCAGTAAAAAATCCAAATGAATCACCTAATGCGCGTTTTGCATAAGCAGAAGGACCACCTGCTTGTGGGATACTTGCAGCTAGTTCCGTAAAACAAAGAGCAAACATTACATAAAAAATGGCAATCCATACAATCGAAATTCCAAACTCCCAAACGTTTGCATTTGACCATCCAAAATTCCAACCGAAGTAATCTCCAGAAATGACAAGTCCAACTGCCATTCCCCATAAATGCACAGAATGAAGGGCTTTGTGTAATTTTGGGGATTCGTTCATTTTTACTCTCTCGATTGAAATTGTAGTTAATTCCACATTGGTATGTTCTTAGTATGATT
Encoded proteins:
- a CDS encoding adenylate/guanylate cyclase domain-containing protein, whose product is MKKLILISLLFLVSCLSEERNVNKEAKNGFISLKNHSFQLEPFVALTGEWKFFWNTSPDNIQESNLDRILNLPNHWNGYRMDYGNLSGFGHATFRMQLELPEDLQETMALTVHEQDTSYAIYINGKYYGGSGIPASNTNQFVPMVKSTIVVLPHNKNLTIDLYVANYVHRKGGIWNDIVLSSYTKAENRLTKHKINETILSSIFAFVGIFFLVMYFYNRDGRQTLGIFLFSLAVLLRTISTGERIVLEFIDMPYWALLRLEYVSWYWSAPLLYHYFYTIFPYDFSKKVGNVFYFLSAILTLGLILPPVYFTETASIYPIAFVLNGLFILYYLFQAYQKSRMEAKPLLFGIGLILIGASNDVLHAQAVIHTTYIGPSTVVIFVFLQVFTFGRIVRQNIIKTLEFAEEQKQFSSSFSRFVPTEFLYHLGKNDIRQVDLGDQVQKRMTVLFADIRSFTEFSETLTPKENFDFLNSYLQRVGPIIRHNNGFIDKFIGDAVMALFPYNISDAVKAAVEMQEAIRIYNSHRANCGYIPIEVGIGIHTGNLTLGILGEHKRMEGTVISDAVNLASRIEGITKLFSSRIVISAETFIEASDNLGFHYRLLDRVNIKGKTESVFVVEVLDGYEPEKSKRLIACKDDYTLALDAYRREDFEEAKEGFASLLDKNPDDSVSRLFLERCRDALQKSKLEFGTS
- the eat gene encoding ethanolamine permease, with protein sequence MNESPKLHKALHSVHLWGMAVGLVISGDYFGWNFGWSNANVWEFGISIVWIAIFYVMFALCFTELAASIPQAGGPSAYAKRALGDSFGFFTGYLVLVEFLLAPPAIASALGGYIHFLFPIIPSFYAGIGMFLLLLLMNLTGIKQTARFELFVTLIAVIGLLLYLGLLIPHLSMDQIPTWKKETNVSFSAVFTAIPFAIWFFLAVEGVALAAEEVKNPAKDIPKGYIAGIITLLCLAGMIYGFTASVTNTKDIANIEYPLSYVLNSLYGSESIWPILFTFIGLFGLVASLFGIILGNSRLLYAMSKEGYLPKYLSQLTKGSVVPQNAVISGGVVGIFCMLFLNTAELITISALGACGMYLLCLVSYLFLRKREPNLDRPYKAPLYPILPFIAMWFGVFAFGSVFYSEPKLTMGVFLVGIVLGIGYRLNHFRNKLIN